The proteins below come from a single Tissierella sp. MB52-C2 genomic window:
- a CDS encoding type II CAAX endopeptidase family protein: MVKETKNKRAVVIFLIITFVLSSICYYIRIKGGDAAAGMTSILMWCPAIAAFIVHRIFYHKEKVLGWNRCNVQYILIGIFVPIIYLGVSYGIYWIANRSSFTGEIYTNSIGYLLLLVLSSFFTATGEEIGWRGFLLPKLVNMWNIKIAILISGLIWAVWHFPLMITGLYQSGTNIGYQLPMFTIEIIAMTTIMACLRLKSKSVWPAIILHASHNFFDQIIYGPLTSANKQAYFVGETGFITAIMMIVIAIIVIRKMTCQES; encoded by the coding sequence ATGGTAAAAGAGACAAAAAATAAAAGAGCAGTGGTTATATTTTTAATCATTACATTTGTGTTAAGCAGTATTTGCTATTACATAAGAATAAAAGGTGGCGATGCAGCAGCAGGGATGACATCTATACTTATGTGGTGTCCTGCAATAGCAGCATTTATTGTACATAGAATATTTTATCACAAAGAAAAAGTATTGGGATGGAATAGGTGTAATGTACAATATATTTTGATAGGTATATTTGTACCAATAATCTATTTAGGAGTTTCGTATGGGATTTACTGGATTGCTAACCGTTCATCATTCACTGGTGAAATTTATACCAATTCCATTGGATATCTTCTATTATTAGTCCTGTCCTCTTTTTTTACTGCTACTGGTGAAGAAATTGGATGGAGAGGATTCTTACTACCAAAACTAGTTAATATGTGGAATATAAAGATTGCTATTTTGATAAGTGGGCTAATATGGGCAGTATGGCATTTCCCACTTATGATAACAGGTTTGTATCAATCAGGGACAAATATTGGGTACCAGCTTCCAATGTTCACCATTGAAATTATTGCTATGACAACAATTATGGCTTGTTTAAGATTAAAATCAAAAAGTGTATGGCCGGCTATTATACTCCATGCCAGTCATAATTTCTTTGATCAGATTATATATGGACCATTAACTAGTGCAAATAAACAGGCATATTTTGTTGGTGAGACAGGATTCATAACAGCAATCATGATGATTGTTATAGCAATTATAGTAATAAGAAAGATGACGTGCCAGGAATCATAA